The proteins below come from a single Asanoa ferruginea genomic window:
- the ddaH gene encoding dimethylargininase: MTMDSVGGRRYLMCRPTYFAVNYKINPWMDPTAPYDTALAIEQWTKLREVFVDLGHTVEEIDPLPGLPDMVFAANGATVVDGTVLAVQFRDPERADEGPAYRSWFERAGYAVHEAKFVNEGEGDLMLAGDVVLAGTGFRTTHAAHARAQEVLGRPVITLQLVDPRFYHLDTALCVLSGSDGVGPAKVAYLPEAFSPGSQAVLRRLFPDAVLATIEDAEVLGLNAVSDGSTVVLPTQAAGLAEALRERGYRTIGVDMSELRKAGGGPKCCTLELRPGGGADS, translated from the coding sequence ATGACGATGGACTCGGTCGGCGGGCGGCGATACCTCATGTGTCGGCCGACGTACTTCGCCGTGAACTACAAGATCAATCCGTGGATGGACCCGACCGCGCCCTATGACACGGCGCTGGCGATCGAGCAGTGGACGAAGCTACGCGAGGTCTTCGTCGACCTCGGCCACACTGTCGAGGAAATCGACCCGTTGCCCGGTTTGCCCGACATGGTGTTCGCCGCCAACGGCGCGACCGTGGTCGACGGCACCGTGCTCGCCGTCCAGTTCCGCGATCCCGAGCGGGCCGACGAGGGGCCGGCCTACCGGTCGTGGTTCGAGCGCGCCGGCTACGCCGTACACGAAGCGAAGTTTGTCAATGAGGGTGAAGGCGACCTGATGCTCGCCGGCGACGTGGTGCTCGCCGGCACCGGGTTCCGCACCACGCACGCCGCGCACGCCCGGGCCCAGGAGGTGCTCGGCCGGCCGGTGATCACGCTGCAACTCGTCGACCCGCGCTTCTACCACCTCGACACCGCGCTGTGCGTGCTGTCCGGTTCCGACGGGGTCGGGCCGGCGAAGGTGGCCTACCTGCCCGAGGCGTTCTCGCCGGGCTCGCAGGCGGTGCTGCGCCGGCTGTTCCCCGACGCGGTGCTGGCGACGATCGAAGACGCCGAGGTGCTCGGGCTCAACGCGGTCAGCGACGGGTCAACCGTGGTGCTGCCGACGCAGGCCGCCGGCCTGGCGGAGGCGTTGCGCGAGCGGGGCTACCGCACAATCGGTGTAGACATGTCAGAACTGCGCAAAGCGGGCGGCGGGCCGAAGTGCTGCACGCTCGAACTGCGCCCGGGCGGAGGAGCCGACTCATGA
- a CDS encoding DUF308 domain-containing protein → MVKIPSFARREERAEVDENRTATDPDVVRDRPAERPTLWGRWSDRDRTRVTDPATGAPVPAGEPVPASATAPASATAPVRSTSPVRDTAPVRDTAPVRDTAVRDTTPVRDTAVRDTTPVRDTTPVDPTSPAGPNAPTAAERRLAGTDLADGRRADGRLTDVRSTDTKPTDVRPTEPETEPTPVVPAGPRPRTSGLATLSLVFGISGMFLVLSGALAGYGIAVGAIGVLLAMFAFSATRKRHVAGKFDAMLGLLIGGAAVVIGILAFSGAFGWPTTDGDWVERLRGWLDSQFVDRF, encoded by the coding sequence GTGGTCAAGATTCCTTCGTTCGCTCGGCGCGAAGAACGCGCCGAAGTGGACGAGAACCGCACCGCGACCGACCCGGACGTCGTCCGCGACCGGCCCGCTGAGCGGCCGACCCTGTGGGGCCGCTGGTCCGACCGCGACCGCACCCGGGTGACCGATCCCGCGACCGGCGCCCCCGTGCCGGCCGGCGAGCCTGTGCCGGCCAGCGCCACCGCGCCGGCCAGTGCCACCGCTCCTGTTCGTTCCACGTCCCCGGTCCGCGACACGGCGCCGGTGCGTGACACGGCACCGGTCCGCGACACCGCGGTCCGTGACACGACGCCGGTCCGTGACACCGCGGTCCGTGACACGACGCCGGTCCGTGACACGACGCCGGTCGATCCCACGTCGCCGGCCGGTCCCAACGCGCCGACGGCGGCGGAGCGGCGTCTCGCCGGCACCGACCTCGCCGACGGCCGCCGCGCCGACGGTCGGCTGACCGACGTCCGGTCGACCGACACCAAGCCGACCGACGTCCGGCCCACCGAGCCGGAGACCGAGCCGACCCCGGTCGTGCCGGCGGGCCCGCGGCCGCGGACCAGTGGGCTCGCGACGCTGAGCCTGGTCTTCGGGATCAGCGGCATGTTCCTCGTGCTGAGCGGCGCGCTCGCCGGTTACGGCATCGCCGTCGGCGCGATCGGTGTGCTGCTGGCGATGTTCGCGTTCAGCGCGACCCGCAAGCGGCACGTGGCCGGCAAGTTCGACGCCATGCTCGGCCTGCTCATCGGCGGCGCCGCCGTGGTGATCGGCATCCTCGCGTTCTCCGGCGCCTTCGGCTGGCCCACCACCGACGGCGACTGGGTCGAGCGGCTCCGTGGGTGGCTCGACTCACAGTTTGTGGACCGGTTCTAG
- the rocD gene encoding ornithine--oxo-acid transaminase: MILDDVLRTPAAIRDAERHTAHNYHPLPVVIATAEGSWVTDIDGRRYLDFLAGYSALNFGHRHPALTAAAHAQLDRVTLTSRAFVHDQFAEFCSGLADLCGKDQVLPMNTGAEAVETAIKISRKWGYQVKGVPTDQATIVVAAGNFHGRTTTIISFSDDPDAHDDFGPYTPGFRIVPYGDLAAMAAAIDETTVAVLIEPIQGEQGVVVPPDGYLPGVRALCTDRDVLFVADEIQSGLGRTGDTFACDHESVVPDIYILGKALGGGIVPVSAIAANTDVLGVIKPGQHGSTFGGNPLACAVAIEVVKLLKTGVYQAKAKEQGAYLHAELENLVGDGLLAVRGRGLWAGIDVDPALMTGREACERLAERGILAKDTHGSTLRLAPPLIIDKDDIDVAVAALKAILK; this comes from the coding sequence ATGATTCTCGACGACGTGCTGCGCACGCCCGCCGCGATCCGCGACGCGGAACGCCACACGGCACACAACTACCACCCACTGCCGGTCGTGATCGCGACCGCCGAAGGCTCGTGGGTGACCGACATCGACGGCCGGCGCTACCTCGACTTCCTGGCCGGCTATTCGGCGCTCAACTTCGGTCATCGCCACCCGGCCCTGACCGCGGCGGCACACGCCCAACTCGACCGCGTCACGCTGACCAGCCGGGCGTTCGTGCACGACCAGTTCGCCGAGTTCTGCTCGGGCCTGGCCGACCTGTGCGGCAAGGACCAGGTCCTGCCGATGAACACGGGCGCCGAGGCGGTCGAGACCGCGATCAAGATCTCGCGCAAGTGGGGCTACCAGGTCAAGGGCGTCCCGACCGACCAGGCCACGATCGTCGTCGCGGCCGGCAACTTCCACGGCCGCACCACGACGATCATCTCGTTCTCCGACGACCCGGACGCCCACGACGACTTCGGCCCTTACACACCGGGCTTCCGCATCGTCCCCTACGGCGACCTGGCGGCGATGGCGGCGGCGATCGACGAGACGACCGTCGCGGTGCTGATCGAGCCAATCCAGGGCGAGCAGGGCGTCGTGGTCCCGCCGGACGGCTACCTGCCCGGGGTGCGAGCGTTGTGCACCGACCGCGACGTGCTCTTCGTCGCCGACGAGATCCAGTCGGGCCTGGGCCGCACGGGCGACACGTTCGCCTGCGACCACGAGTCGGTAGTCCCCGACATCTACATCCTGGGCAAGGCCCTGGGCGGCGGCATCGTGCCGGTCTCGGCGATCGCGGCCAACACCGACGTACTCGGCGTGATCAAGCCAGGCCAGCACGGCTCAACGTTCGGCGGCAACCCGCTCGCCTGCGCGGTGGCCATCGAGGTGGTCAAGCTCCTGAAGACCGGCGTCTACCAGGCAAAGGCCAAGGAGCAGGGCGCCTACCTGCACGCCGAACTGGAGAACCTGGTCGGCGACGGCCTGCTGGCCGTTCGTGGCCGCGGTCTGTGGGCCGGCATCGACGTGGACCCGGCGCTGATGACGGGCCGCGAGGCCTGCGAGCGGCTGGCGGAGCGCGGAATACTGGCCAAGGACACGCACGGGTCGACGTTGCGCCTGGCGCCGCCGCTGATCATCGACAAGGACGACATCGACGTCGCGGTGGCGGCCCTGAAGGCCATCCTCAAGTAA
- a CDS encoding FHA domain-containing protein codes for MRFEISRVLDAIEGRLCLDPALARAVLDLGEVSRFQDLDGGRPATLLRLGISVDALGRQVEEENVPVYVIAPRALISDADLTSNERMVVRRWADDGRIEVLREPGDRMLEVAELLGLPVLSRNRFDGARQRYGWLAQPGRLLAPVTGPGGPTLIARVGGGAHPGTADPSPAGMKLLSRLWRCPEPGCSSYGAKPAGRPGGQPPPTLRTGAPTCPRHEQRLGDGGPRPRVEVLSARVGGVVRQRFVVAADHPVTVGRAPDRGVMLGQWLTDEARRWISRNHVRFELHGSDLVVSDVSTNGTGLRPGGSIDDDNRVTLKSQSRALGLGDVVELFPGVQIARSRTWTSGGVTNPASVMAEAPTMSMRALDR; via the coding sequence ATGAGGTTCGAGATCAGCCGGGTGCTCGATGCCATCGAGGGCCGGCTCTGCCTCGACCCGGCACTCGCCCGCGCGGTCCTCGACCTGGGCGAGGTGAGCCGCTTCCAGGACCTAGACGGCGGCCGCCCGGCAACGCTGCTGCGCCTGGGCATCTCGGTCGACGCGCTGGGCCGCCAGGTCGAAGAGGAAAACGTCCCGGTCTACGTGATCGCGCCGCGCGCGCTGATCTCCGACGCCGACCTGACCTCCAACGAGCGCATGGTGGTGCGCCGCTGGGCCGACGACGGCCGCATCGAGGTCCTCCGCGAGCCCGGCGACCGGATGCTCGAAGTCGCCGAGCTGCTCGGCCTGCCAGTGCTCAGCCGCAACCGTTTCGACGGCGCCCGGCAACGCTACGGCTGGCTGGCCCAGCCGGGCCGCCTGCTCGCCCCGGTCACCGGCCCCGGCGGCCCGACCCTGATCGCCCGCGTGGGCGGCGGAGCCCACCCGGGCACCGCCGACCCGTCACCCGCGGGCATGAAGCTGCTGTCCCGCCTGTGGCGCTGCCCGGAGCCAGGCTGCTCGTCCTACGGCGCGAAGCCGGCCGGACGCCCTGGCGGCCAGCCACCACCCACGCTGCGCACAGGCGCACCCACCTGCCCCCGCCACGAGCAGCGCCTGGGCGACGGTGGCCCGCGCCCGCGAGTCGAGGTGCTTTCGGCCCGCGTCGGCGGCGTGGTCCGGCAACGCTTCGTAGTCGCCGCCGACCACCCGGTCACCGTCGGGCGCGCCCCCGACCGAGGCGTGATGCTCGGCCAGTGGTTGACCGACGAGGCCCGGCGCTGGATCAGCCGCAACCACGTCCGCTTCGAGCTACACGGTTCCGACCTGGTCGTGAGCGACGTGAGCACCAACGGCACGGGCCTGCGCCCGGGCGGCTCGATCGACGACGACAACCGCGTGACGCTGAAGTCGCAAAGCCGCGCGCTGGGGCTGGGCGACGTGGTCGAGCTCTTCCCGGGGGTCCAGATAGCCCGCTCCCGCACCTGGACCAGCGGCGGCGTCACCAACCCGGCCTCAGTGATGGCCGAGGCGCCGACCATGTCCATGCGCGCCCTCGACCGATAA